The following coding sequences lie in one Halanaerobiaceae bacterium ANBcell28 genomic window:
- a CDS encoding altronate dehydratase family protein — protein MPSNILIVNEADNVAVALSSLKAGTEISTKRGKIRVQEEIPRGHKLALEDIKKGEKVIKYAFPIGEAKEDIQVGNWIHSHNLKTALDGKQEYEYNPSPEIKGFTDSKKDKINNSLPTFKGYKREDGQVGIRNEIWLIPTVGCINKPVEKMAMLAEEKFKKEIAAGKIDGVNAFPHPYGCSQLGGDLLNTQKILAGLVNHPNAAAVLVVGLGCENNLIEDFKEIIGEHKQDRVKFMNLQDIGDGIEEGINHLSSLLRYASKFESEDIPVSELKVGLKCGGSDAFSGITANPLLGRISDCLEGYGGTSILTEVPEMFGAETILMNRAANKEIFKDTVRLINNFKDYFMSNNQPVYENPSPGNKEGGITTLEEKSLGCTQKGGTSIVQGVNLYGSQIRGKGLQLLESPGNDLVSTTALTAAGAHLILFTTGRGTPFGAPVPTVKVSTNTPLFEKKSNWMDFNAGSLLEGEKMDELADKFFKYILQLASSEIKTNNEKNDYREIAIFKTGVTL, from the coding sequence AATATTTTGATTGTAAATGAAGCAGATAATGTAGCAGTAGCCTTATCTTCTTTAAAAGCAGGTACAGAAATCTCAACAAAAAGAGGGAAGATTAGAGTACAGGAGGAAATCCCTAGGGGCCATAAGTTAGCTTTGGAAGATATAAAAAAAGGGGAAAAAGTAATAAAGTATGCTTTTCCCATTGGTGAAGCTAAAGAAGATATTCAAGTTGGTAATTGGATACACTCACACAATCTTAAAACTGCTTTGGATGGAAAGCAGGAGTATGAATATAATCCTAGTCCTGAAATTAAGGGCTTTACTGATTCAAAAAAAGATAAGATAAATAATAGCCTTCCTACTTTTAAAGGATACAAAAGAGAAGATGGTCAGGTAGGTATTAGAAATGAGATCTGGTTGATACCAACTGTCGGCTGTATTAATAAGCCAGTAGAAAAAATGGCTATGCTTGCAGAAGAAAAATTCAAAAAAGAAATAGCAGCAGGCAAGATAGATGGAGTTAATGCATTTCCTCATCCATATGGTTGTTCTCAACTTGGTGGCGATCTTCTTAATACCCAAAAGATTTTAGCAGGACTTGTCAATCATCCAAATGCAGCAGCTGTACTGGTAGTTGGTCTTGGTTGTGAGAACAATCTTATCGAAGATTTTAAAGAGATAATTGGAGAGCATAAGCAAGATCGGGTAAAATTTATGAATTTGCAGGATATTGGGGATGGTATAGAGGAAGGCATAAATCATTTAAGTAGTCTTCTTAGGTATGCGTCTAAATTCGAATCAGAAGACATCCCTGTTTCAGAATTGAAAGTAGGTTTAAAATGTGGAGGTTCAGATGCCTTCTCAGGTATCACTGCTAACCCTTTATTAGGTAGAATTAGTGACTGTCTTGAGGGATATGGTGGAACAAGTATTTTGACTGAAGTACCAGAGATGTTTGGAGCTGAGACTATTTTAATGAATAGAGCAGCAAATAAAGAAATATTTAAAGATACTGTGAGATTAATAAATAACTTTAAAGATTATTTCATGTCAAATAATCAGCCAGTGTATGAAAATCCTTCTCCTGGAAATAAAGAAGGTGGTATTACTACCCTGGAAGAAAAATCTCTTGGATGTACTCAAAAGGGTGGAACCAGTATTGTACAGGGTGTAAATTTATATGGTAGTCAAATAAGGGGTAAGGGCTTACAACTTTTAGAAAGCCCCGGTAATGACCTTGTTTCCACCACGGCCTTGACAGCAGCGGGAGCTCACTTGATTTTATTTACTACAGGCCGGGGGACTCCTTTTGGAGCACCTGTTCCTACTGTTAAAGTATCAACAAATACACCACTATTTGAGAAAAAAAGTAATTGGATGGACTTTAATGCTGGTAGTTTACTGGAAGGTGAGAAGATGGACGAGCTGGCTGATAAGTTTTTCAAATATATATTGCAGCTTGCTAGTTCTGAAATAAAAACTAATAATGAGAAAAATGACTATCGAGAAATTGCTATCTTTAAAACTGGAGTAACTCTATAA